In Flavobacterium piscisymbiosum, the sequence CCAACCGTTCCTGGATTTAGTAACGTCGAAGCTTTAGACTTAGTGCTTCAGGATAAAACTGGAGGAAAACTGGACAAGTTTAGTGGAATTTCTCAAAACTTTATCGGTGAATTGATGAAACGTCCGGAAATTGCCGTAGCCTTTACCTCTTTCAAAGCCGATTATCCTCAATTGCAATTGGATATCAATGATGAAAAAGCAGATCAGTTAGGCGTAAAAGTAAAAGACATTTTACAAACCATGCAAACCTATTTTGGTAGCGCGCAAGCTTCTGACTTTAACCGATTTGGTAAATATTACCGAGTTGTAGTTCAGGCCGATATCGCTGACAGAGCTGATCCGTCATCAATTGACCGAGTTTTCGTGAAAAACAAAACTGGAGAAATGGTGCCAATAAATACTTTAGTAAAACTAACTCGTATTTATGGTTCAGAAACGGCTTCGAGATACAACTTGTTTAATTCGATTTCGATCAATGCAATCCCGAAACCAGGATTTAGTTCAGGAGATGCCATTAAAGCAATACAAGAAGTTGCAGCACAACAATTACCTGCGGGTTATGGTTTTGAATTTTCAGGACAAACTCGTGAAGAGATTTCGTCAGGAGGTCAGTCGGCAACAATTTTCTTACTGTGTTTGATATTCATCTATTTCTTACTTGCTGCACAGTACGAAAGTTACATCTTGCCATTGGCCGTAATTTTATCTATCCCTGCAGGTATATTTGGAGTATTCGTAGCTATTGGATTAACAGGAATTGAAAATAACATTTACGTACAAGTTGCACTGGTAATGCTTATTGGTCTGCTCGCCAAAAATGCGATTTTGATTATAGAATTCGCCGTCCAGAAACGAAAATCAGGTCAGGCATTAGTCAAAGCAGCAATCGATGCAGCCAAACTACGTTTGCGTCCAATTATCATGACGTCACTAGCCTTTATTGTGGGATTAATCCCGATGATGAGCGCCACAGGACCGTCAGCACAAGGTAACCACTCTATTAGTATTGGTGCCGCCGGAGGTATGATTTCAGGAGTAATATTAGGGTTGTTTATCATCCCGGTTTTATTCATCATCTTCCAATATTTACAAGAAAAGGTTTCTGGAAAACCAGTAGCCGTAATTCATAACGAAGAAAAATAAAAATGGAAAACTATATAACGACAATCCTCGTAGCCATCATAATTGGCATTGGATACATATCCTATAAAATCTCAAGAGATCTTGATAGTAGAAAAGATACTTGTACAGAAATTTAATGACAACATATAAAATGAAAAATTATATAACCAAAATCGTGATGATCGCCATTTTGATCACGACTATAATATCCTGTAAAGTTTCGAAGGATATTGAAACTCCAAAAGATGCATTTCCTGAAAATTTCAGGAATGCATCGGTTTCAAAAGATACTACAAGTATTGCTGACGTGGAGTGGAAAAATTTCTTTACAGAAAAAGATATTATTGAGCTCATTGATAGCGCTGTAGCCAGAAATAATGACTTACAGATTGCTACTAAGAATATCGAAATTGCACAATACAGATTTACACAATCTAAATGGGGAAATGTTCCTCAGGTAAATCTTAATGTAAGTGCTAGTACAAGCAACCCTTCTGATAATAGTTTTACAGGAAAGAATTTAGGTCAGGCTTTAGGCCAAAATCATATTGATGATTATTCTGCCGGAGCAACACTTTCATGGGAAGCTGATATTTGGGGTAAAATCCGTAATCAGAAAAAAGGCGCTTATGCTGGATATCTTCAGTCAGAAGAAGTAAAAAAAGCATTGCAAACGACTATCGTAGCCAATGTTTCTAAAGGATATTACAACCTTTTGATGTTAGACGCACAATTAGAAATCGCCAAACAGAATTACAAATTGAATGATAGTACAACCAATATCATTAAATTAAAATACGATGCCGGCCAGGTAACTACATTAGCGATTCAACAATCTGAGGCACAAAAATTAGTTTCGGCACAATTGATTCCGCAATTAGAACAAAACATTGCCATTCAGGAAAATGCTTTAAGTGTTCTAACAGGATCATTCCCGAATTCTAAAACCAGAACCACTCGTTTAAGTGTTCTTGAAGTGAAAAACAATAATGCAATCGGAATTCCGTCTTCATTAGTAAGCCGCAGACCGGATGTAAAAAGTGCCGAATTAGCACTTAAAGTTGCCAATTCAAACGTAGGAATCACAAAAGCCGACTTGTATCCGTCACTTAAAATTACTGCTCAGGGTGGTGTAAATTCATTCGAAACCAGTAATTGGTTCAATATTCCGGCTTCATTGTTCGGAACCGTTGCGGGAGGTTTGACTCAACCTTTACTGAACAATAAAAAGGTAAGAACGCAATATAATATTGCCGTTGCCGAAAGAGAAAAAGCGGTTTTAAGCTTTAGACAATCGGTTCTTGTAGCCGTTAGCGAAGTATCTGATGCTTTGGTAAAAGTAGAGAAATTGCAACAGCAAGAATCTTTTCTAAAAGAAAGAGTAAAAACATTACAACAAGCCATTAAAAATGCCAATTTGTTATTCAAAAATGGTATGGCTGAATATCTTGAAGTGCTTTCAGCGCAATCAAATTTACTACAAAGTGAGTTAGAATTAGCTGACATAAAAAGACAACAACTTTCTGCCAATACCGAGTTATATCGCGCATTAGGTGGAGGCTGGAGATAATACCCATTACCCGTTAATTATTTATTTTTTGAGATGAAAACGCTGTGAGACTTTTAGTTTCATGGCGTTTTTTTATTGTTGTCATGGCACACGGATGACACGGATTTGCTTTGCAAAAACGCAGATTTATACTGATTTTTTATTTGCAATCTTGTTATCGTGATGCAGGAAGGATCACACAAGAAAATCAGCAATCTTAATCAAAGTCTGCCATCCTGAGCGTAGTCGAAGGAACGCTACGTTCTTCGAACCAGTTTGTCAATCCCTGTAAAAATGAGGGCAAAAAACAGCATAAAAAAATCCGCGTAAATCCGCGTTTTCGCTTTAGCGAATCCGTGTCATCCGCGTACCATTTACCATAATGTTATTACACTTTATTTCTTTACTTTTGATAAGCTTAAAAAACTTCAGCATAATGTCAATCAATCAAGCAAAATACATCAACGATCTCAAAGTAAAATTCAATAACTACTCTCCTATTTCTGAGGAATCCTGGCAATTAATCGAAAATAACATTGAGATAAATTCAATAAAAAAAGGAGAATTACTTTTAAGAAATGGTCAAATTGCGAAAGAAATTTACTTTGTTGCTAAAGGCGCTTTACGAGCATTTATAACCGATACCGAAGGAAATATCTACAATAAAAACATCTTTCTCGAAGGAGATCTCGCAGGATCTACAGCTTCATTAATACAACAAACCCCTTCAGATTTTTCTATTGAAACGCTGGAAGATTCTATTGTAATCAACATTAATTATAAAAAATACAGAGAACTCATTTTTCAAAATGATGATCTAAAAAACTTCTATATTGCTTATCTCGAAAGAAATTGGGTAATCGAAAAAGAACAAAGGGAAATCTCTATCGTGATGGAAAATGCAACCGAAAGATATCTGGATCTCTTAGCGAAACATCCCGATATTGCAGAGCGAATTGCATTGCTTCATATTGCATCGCATTTAGGAATCACACCCACACAATTAAGCCGAATCAGAAAAACACTCGAAAAAGATTTGTAAATCAACATATGTAAAGGTTTCTCATAAAACCTAAAGTTATCTTTGTCTCTCAATTGCATTAAAATGAAAAATACAAACCTCATCCAGGACAATATTAATAACCTGACCAACTTCTGGAAAACCGTGGGAACTCCTTTCCTCTCCTATCATAAAAACGATACTTTCGAATACTGCAAAATCGAAAATTCGGGTTGGCCCAATAAATTATGGCTAAGCAAAGACATTGCTAAAAGAGACTTACCGGATATTATCAAAACCATGAAATCCAATTCGGGTTTGGTTTTACCATATTGGGATATCTTCGGGACGAAATCTTATGAAATTTTGGAAGCTTATGGTTTTGAACTAAAAACGGAACAAGTCGCAATGACATTAAAACTAAATCAGAAATTCAAACTAGAACATGATCTTAGCTTTAAGAAAATTGATAATGAGCAAGATGCCAAAATCTGGTCAGACTTATATCCTAATGCTTTTGGTTATATAATCAGTAAAGAAATCCTGATTCAGCATTATACAAATGTTCATTTTTATTTGGTTTCTAAGGATAATCAACCCATCGGCACTTTTATGCTTTTTCAAACCGGAAACAATATTGGCATTCATGGCGTTGGTGTTATTCCTGAAATGCGCAGAAAAGGCTTTGCCGAAGAAATCATGAAATTTGCACTAAATCTTTCTATAGATTTAAGTGCTGATTATGCTTTATTGCAAGCTTCTGCAATGGGAAAAGACATTTACACTCGCCTGGGTTTTGAGGATTTGTTTGTGATTAAAAATTATATTTTAAAAGCTTTGTAATGGCACACGGATGAGACGGATTTGCTTCGCAAAAACGCGGATTTTAACGGGTTTCCCTATACTTTTTATACTTCTTTTTTTACTCTCATTTTATGTCTTCCTGAGCGAAGTCGAAGGACATAAGTAGCTCGATAAAGATTAGCGATTTTGATTATAGAGTTTCTTTGCGATCCTTCGACTTCGCTCAGGATGACAAACTGCACAGCAAACTTTGTTTATAAAAAATCTAAATTCTATTCTCTATATTCTACATTCTTCACTCTCAAAAAAAATCTAAAATCTACCTTCTAAAATCTAAAATCCCCACTTTGTCCTAAATGACCTTAAAATAGTCGTAAATAACTATTTGTACAAAAAATAACATTTGTAAGTTTGTAATACATTAACTGATAACCACTTAAAAACAAACCTATGAAAAAAGCTAAAATTATTTTTTGGATTACTACTGTTATTATTTTTTTATTTGAAGGCGTTATGCCGGCACTAACATCTCAGAGTGAAATGGCAAAAGAAGGGATCAGACATTTAGGCTATCCGGAATATTTTGGGAATGCATTGGTCGTTTTCAAAATCCTGGGCGTTCTGGTATTGGTGATTCCGCAAGTTCCCAAAAACGTAAAAGAATGGGCTTATGCCGGATTTGGTTTTGATTTTATATTTGCCTCTATTAGTCATTGTGCGGTTGATGGAGTTAGTTTTCAGTCGTTTTTTCCACTAATATTTTTAGTAATCCTGGCGATTTCATATCATTATTACCATAAAATTGAGCGATATAACAACATCGCTTTATAAACTTTAAAAATGATGATTGAAGTTTTTAAAACAAATGTTCAGGAAGTGGAGCAATCACAAATGATTGTGGAAAAACTTCTTGAGCATTTTCCTAACAGTGCCATTAATTTTGACTTGGAAGATTGTGATAAAATTCTGCGAATTCATAGTTTATCTATTTCAAACAGAAAAATTATTGCGGTTCTTAATGCAAACGGTTTTCATTGTGAAGTGCTGTAAAAAAAAAGCAATTTACTGATATTTAATTTATTAAGTTAAAATTTGTAATTTTATACTACTAACTATTAAACCAAAAGCAAAATGAATTTACCGGCCGGACATCAAACGATAATGCCTTATTTAATTTTGAAAGGCGCAGCACAATTCATCGATTTTACAAAAAAAGTTTTCGATGCACAAGATTCTAATCAACAGGTATTACGGGACGACGGAACTGTAATGCATGCCGAAATTATCCTAAACGACAGCACTATAATGGTTACTGATGAAATTAAAGACTGGCCTCAACAAAATGCCAACTTATTTGTTTATGTTCCTAATGCTGATGAAACCTATAAAAAAGCATTAGAAAATGGCGCAGTAAGTTTAATGGGACTAAGTGATCAGGATTATGGAAGAACTTGTGGTGTTACAGATCCTTTTGGAAATGTGTGGTGGATAACATCTGTTAGGGAATAATTTCAATTCAAAAATCAACAAAATGAAAACAGCACTTCAAAAAAATATTGTTGAAACATTTCAAAAGTTAAACGAATCTCTTTCTTCGTTTTCTGAAGAAGAAATGAATACTGTGCCTTTTAAAGGAAGCTGGACACCGGGTCAGGTTGTACAACATATTATTCTGGGAAATTCCGGTTATCCTGAATTATTTTCGGGAAATACAAAAAAAACGATTCGCAAATATGACGAACATGTAAAGGAACTTGAAGGCATTTTTCTCAATTTTAGCACTAAAATGGATGCACCGGATTTTTTAAGGCCTGAAATGAAGAATTATAATCAAAACGCACTAACTTTATCTTTGCTTAAAATAGAGTCTGACTTACTCAATGCATCCGAAGATTATGATTTAACCCTAACCTGCCTGGATTTTCAAATTCCTGGTTTCGAGCATTTCACTATCTACGAATGGATTAATTTTGCTCTTGTGCATTCTCAAAGACATACGCATCAACTACAAAAAATTTCACATTATATAACAGCATTATAATTATTCAAATACATGAAATCAAAATCAGGGTTTATTTTTTTATCGACTTTAATTGCCGGAACACTTGATATTCTGGCTGCTATTTTTGTTTATGCTATTATACTGGAAAAAACAACCGCTGTAAAAATCCTTCAGTCTATTGCTAGTGGTATCTTTAAAAAAGAAGCTTATACCGCAGGACCACAAATGGCCTGGTACGGACTTGGACTTCATTACCTGATTGCTTTTATTTTTTCATGGTTTTATTTTACAATTTATCCTTACTTACCCGTTCTTAGAAAAAGTACTGTAATTTCAGGATTTGTCTATGGCATTTTAGTTTGGATTGTAATGAATCTTATTGTTTTGCCAATAATGTTTCCTATTTTACCAGAGAAACATTTCGATTTTCCTTTACTCCTATCCATTACGATCTTAATGCTTTGTATTGGACTTCCTATTGCATCATTTGCTAAGAAATATTATTCTATTAGAGAATAGTTTTTAGTCTCGGTTTTCAGTGTCAGTATTTAGTCTCAGTTTTCAGTCTCAGTCTCAGTCTCAGTCTCAGTTTCTCAATCTCAGTTTATAACTTAAAAAAAATCTCGGTTTTCAGTTTACGGCACAAAGCTGTAAACTGAAAACCGAGACTGTAAACTTATTTCCTGTTATAA encodes:
- a CDS encoding TolC family protein translates to MKNYITKIVMIAILITTIISCKVSKDIETPKDAFPENFRNASVSKDTTSIADVEWKNFFTEKDIIELIDSAVARNNDLQIATKNIEIAQYRFTQSKWGNVPQVNLNVSASTSNPSDNSFTGKNLGQALGQNHIDDYSAGATLSWEADIWGKIRNQKKGAYAGYLQSEEVKKALQTTIVANVSKGYYNLLMLDAQLEIAKQNYKLNDSTTNIIKLKYDAGQVTTLAIQQSEAQKLVSAQLIPQLEQNIAIQENALSVLTGSFPNSKTRTTRLSVLEVKNNNAIGIPSSLVSRRPDVKSAELALKVANSNVGITKADLYPSLKITAQGGVNSFETSNWFNIPASLFGTVAGGLTQPLLNNKKVRTQYNIAVAEREKAVLSFRQSVLVAVSEVSDALVKVEKLQQQESFLKERVKTLQQAIKNANLLFKNGMAEYLEVLSAQSNLLQSELELADIKRQQLSANTELYRALGGGWR
- a CDS encoding Crp/Fnr family transcriptional regulator, yielding MSINQAKYINDLKVKFNNYSPISEESWQLIENNIEINSIKKGELLLRNGQIAKEIYFVAKGALRAFITDTEGNIYNKNIFLEGDLAGSTASLIQQTPSDFSIETLEDSIVININYKKYRELIFQNDDLKNFYIAYLERNWVIEKEQREISIVMENATERYLDLLAKHPDIAERIALLHIASHLGITPTQLSRIRKTLEKDL
- a CDS encoding GNAT family N-acetyltransferase, which gives rise to MKNTNLIQDNINNLTNFWKTVGTPFLSYHKNDTFEYCKIENSGWPNKLWLSKDIAKRDLPDIIKTMKSNSGLVLPYWDIFGTKSYEILEAYGFELKTEQVAMTLKLNQKFKLEHDLSFKKIDNEQDAKIWSDLYPNAFGYIISKEILIQHYTNVHFYLVSKDNQPIGTFMLFQTGNNIGIHGVGVIPEMRRKGFAEEIMKFALNLSIDLSADYALLQASAMGKDIYTRLGFEDLFVIKNYILKAL
- a CDS encoding DoxX family protein, which codes for MKKAKIIFWITTVIIFLFEGVMPALTSQSEMAKEGIRHLGYPEYFGNALVVFKILGVLVLVIPQVPKNVKEWAYAGFGFDFIFASISHCAVDGVSFQSFFPLIFLVILAISYHYYHKIERYNNIAL
- a CDS encoding VOC family protein yields the protein MNLPAGHQTIMPYLILKGAAQFIDFTKKVFDAQDSNQQVLRDDGTVMHAEIILNDSTIMVTDEIKDWPQQNANLFVYVPNADETYKKALENGAVSLMGLSDQDYGRTCGVTDPFGNVWWITSVRE
- a CDS encoding DinB family protein yields the protein MKTALQKNIVETFQKLNESLSSFSEEEMNTVPFKGSWTPGQVVQHIILGNSGYPELFSGNTKKTIRKYDEHVKELEGIFLNFSTKMDAPDFLRPEMKNYNQNALTLSLLKIESDLLNASEDYDLTLTCLDFQIPGFEHFTIYEWINFALVHSQRHTHQLQKISHYITAL
- a CDS encoding DUF1440 domain-containing protein; the encoded protein is MKSKSGFIFLSTLIAGTLDILAAIFVYAIILEKTTAVKILQSIASGIFKKEAYTAGPQMAWYGLGLHYLIAFIFSWFYFTIYPYLPVLRKSTVISGFVYGILVWIVMNLIVLPIMFPILPEKHFDFPLLLSITILMLCIGLPIASFAKKYYSIRE